Proteins from one Elgaria multicarinata webbii isolate HBS135686 ecotype San Diego chromosome 3, rElgMul1.1.pri, whole genome shotgun sequence genomic window:
- the FKBP11 gene encoding peptidyl-prolyl cis-trans isomerase FKBP11 has protein sequence MLPRHRARLLFPFLALLLVGCGTRSRAQEEEDAAQESKSETPLQTLQLETLVAPPDGCTERSAIGDTIQIHYTGSLEDGRIIDTSLSRDPLQVELGKKQVIPGLEQSLLEMCVGEKRRVIIPPQLAYGKRGSPPAIPADAVLQFEVELLGLSRAGYGQKLFNDVLPLLCLVLVPGLLGLIGYHLYHKAQAPRVSKKKLKEEKRNKAKKK, from the exons ATGCTCCCTCGGCACCGGGCCCGCCTGCTCTTTCCCTTCCTCGCCTTACTCCTCGTGGGCTGTGGGACTCGGAGCCGGGCACAGGAAGAGGAGGACGCCGCGCAGGAGAGCAAAAGCGAAACTCCGCTCCAGACGCTGCAGCTGGAGACCCTG GTGGCGCCCCCCGACGGCTGCACGGAGCGCTCGGCGATAGGCGACACCATTCAAATCCACTACACG GGTAGCCTTGAAGATGGACGCATTATTGATACCTCGCTTTCCCGTGACCCATTGCAAGTGGAGCTGGGCAAAAAACAAGTCATTCCAG GCTTAGAACAGAGTCTGCTGGAAATGTGCGTTGG GGAGAAACGAAGAGTCATCATCCCCCCTCAGCTGGCATATGGCAAACGAGGTTCCCCACCAGCCATCCCAG CGGATGCCGTACTGCAGTTCGAGGTGGAGCTGTTAGGACTCTCCAGAGCCGGCTACGGGCAGAAGCTGTTCAACGATGTGCTGCCCCTGCTATGCCTTGTGCTTGTTCCAGGGCTGTTGGGGCTTATTGGCTACCACCTCTACCACAAGGCCCAGGCACCCCGTGTGTCCAAGAAGAAActcaaggaggagaagagaaacaaGGCCAAGAAGAAATAA